ATTCATCCAGAAGTTTTCAGCCCGATTTGGCTTACATTGGCAACCTCCGTCTTGATTCTGCTCCTGCTTTGAAGAATATTAGTGACCTCCCGCACACTGGTTGAGTTATCGAGTTCTTCGCTAACATCCCCATCCAGTTCAGGAGAACACCGAGGATATGCAACTACATTCCTCTCTTGATCTTAGAAGAACGTTCCTGTACGAATCAAGCTGCCATGGAGATTCGAAAAGTAGAACTGCTTCTATTCATACTATCATATGGAAGTATATACAGTGGAAAACACTATTTCCGCTCTTCTGAAATTACGGCATTGAATTGAAAATCTGCACACTTAAATTTCAAACTCTTCATAATGATGGACTATTAAGTTTAATCAATCGATTGATTAAAAAGGAACCCCCTTGCGACATCAGCACTTCCCTCCCACTTATCTATTGAATACACTACATTCACCATTTTATCAAATGGAAAACTATTAGAAAATTAGAAAATTTGTGTATAATTAGGTTATATTCATTAACTCTTAAGGAGGAATCATAGTCATGGATACTCTCATTCAACAGTTCAGGAATTTGCCCACCACGGCGATTTCCGATGCAATGGAAGGGCTGAGCAATCTGGAATCAGCGATTAAACCCTTAAAGGAAGAATTTCATATGGCCGGACGAGCTTTGACTGTACAGATGCCCGTTGGTGATAATTCAGCCGTGTTAAAAGCGATCGGCGAAGCCAAGCCTGGGGATATAATAGTCGTTGACAGCAAAGGTGATACATACCGGGCTATAGCAGGAGACTTCGTAGTCGGCATGATGCAGACCATGGGAATTGGCGGCCTCGTAGTAGATGGAGTCATTCGCGATCTTGAAGCCATTAAAGAGTTGAATTTTCCTGTTTTCAGCAAAGGGACGACGGTTGCCTCAAGTGGCAAGGCAGGTATAGGCGAAATCAATATCCCCATTTCCTGTGGGGGTGTCACCGTATTTCCAGGGGACCTTGTCATAGGGGACATAGATGGAGTCGTGGTCGTGCCACAAGCCATGGGTGAAGAAATCCTTACCAAAGCAAAGGATAAAATCATGAAAGATGAACAGCGTGCTGAAAAATATGCAGGGAAGCCTGATGAAATAAGAAAGTATATTGCCATGATGACCAATAAAGCATGACCAGACGCATAAAAGAACAGGCAGGAAGCGATGGCTTCCTGCCTGTTCTTTTCATTAGCCTTATTTCTCGGTCTTGTCATCTTCCTTTGAACCTTCTTCATCATATGTGTAATCATAATCAGTAGGGTCTATCGGTTTGAAATCATTTGGAGTATAGAAACGGAGTAAGTCACCGTTCACTACTTGGTCGGATAAATTGAGCATCGTTTCAGCTCTCTTTTTATAATTGAGGATATCATCATTTTCCTCGACCAATTCCCCTGTTTTAGTATCGTAGTATTTACCTTTAATGGAAGTGACATCAGGTGTAACAAAATCACCATTCCTGAAAGGTACCACTTCATTATGATCTTTTGACAATAAATCTGAACCGAATTGTACATAATCTTTAGATTCGATTCCTAACAGATGCAATAAAGTCGGGAGAAGGTCGATCTGTCCTCCGTATTGGTGCATTTCCCCACCTTCAACACCCGGAACATGAATCAATAATGGTACACGTTGCAATTGGGCATTCTCAAATGCGCCAACATCCTTGCCAAGCACTTTTGACATGGCTTCTTTATGGTTTTCGGAAATACCATAGTGATCACCATACATGACGATTACCGAGTTATCATAAAGACCGGATTCCTTCAGATAATCGAAAAACTCTTTAAGCGCCTCATCGGCATAGCGTGCAGTCTGGAAGTAATTATCTACGGAAGCATCGCCTGTCGTATGCTTACCGATTGTTGCTTTTTCCTGGTCCATAGAATATGGGAAATGATGAGATACCGTTATGAATTTTGTATAGAAAGGCTGTTTAAGCGTTTCTAACATTGGAATCGATTCCTTGAAGAAAGGCTTATCCATTAATCCATAACTTAGTACTTCCTCTTTATTTTCCATATTATAATGGTTTGCATCGAAGAACTGATTAAAACCAAGAGACTTATACATATTATCCCGGTTCCAGAAAGATTTGTAATTACCATGGAACACAGCCGATGTGTACCCTTGTTGTCCTAAAATCGCTGGTGCTGCTTGATACGTATTTTGGGAACGGTTTGTGAATGCTGCCCCCTGTGGTAAACCGAACAGGGAATTTTCAAGCATGAATTCGGCATCCGCTGTTTTACCTTGGCCCACTTGATGGAAGAAATTATCAAAGCGCATGAAATCCGACTTATCATGTGCAAGTGAGTTCAAGAATGGAGTTACTTCCTCCCCATTCAACTTATAATCGATCAGGAAATTCTGCATCGATTCCAAATGCAGGTAGATAACATTCTTCCCTTTGGCTGCACCAAAATATTTAGGGTTCGGTTCAGCGCTAGTTGCCTTCGTATAGTTGACGACTTCTGCGATATCCGTGCTGTTTGCAGTCGCACGCTGAGCGTATGTTTTAGTATTCTGAACGGCATCATAAACCGTATAGTTGAACATGCCCAAATATTTGACGATATAATTCCGGTCGAATGTTCTTGATAATAATTGCGGGCGATCCTTTTCAGCAAGTCCCAAATTGATTGCGAAAATTGCAAGTCCCGCTAGGTAAACCAATCCAACTGTACGGCGTTTGACTTTGAAGTCTTCCACTTTAAAGTCTTTGAATCTGTACAACACGATCAAAAGAACCGTATCAAGGAAATAAAATACATCATGGGGCTTAAATAATTCTAAAATACTCGGCCCCAAATCCCCGGCATTATTTTGCACTTGCGTCAAGGTTGGCAATGTAATGAAATCGGTAAATGAACGGTAGTATACGATATTGCAGAATAGCCATAAGGACATCAATAAGTTCAACCTGATGATCCATTTAAACGATTTTTTGCCTCTAGCCAATAGTGCCAAGCCAAAGAATAAAATGGCTGAACTAATTGGGTTTATGAACAGTAAGAACTGTTGCAGGCCATTTTCAATACCTAAGTTAAATTCAACTCGATATCCAATATAAGTTTTTATCCAAAACAAGACTACCGCAATAAAGAAAAAGCCTAGTATGTTATCTGCAAATAAATGCCGGCTTTTTTTTAGAAAATTATTCATGCTTTCACCTCTATTAATCTAGTGGTTTATTTATATAAATTTTTACAAACTTACAAAAGACGGAAAATCGGAAACCCTATAATAGCATTCTTTCACTTGGATAGTCAAGATTGTGATAACCACCTTTTGTCACATCCATAACTCTTCTATCCAGAACGCTTCTTTAGCTTATGAACAAGCCTTTGAAAAAATAACAGAGCTTCGCCCGTCCCGAATGTTCAGCGCACCTATAACAAATATATAGGAACTCCATGTCTTAATCCAATAAATATCACCGTAACTTTTTGTGAAGAATGCGGATGACAGTCGCTAATTAGTTTCACGTCCTTCAGGCTTTTACCATTATAAACGACTCTTTATAAAAAAACCAGTACATTACAAAATATGTAAAGATATAAAGCTTCAATTGTTTAAAGCCATGGATAGATCCAGGATTTCTTTCCCGATGATTCGACAGTTAAAAATGGATGGCCGGTTTCATGGACGCATCTCTCCTCCGCACTTTTGATATCCCATCCAAAATCCACTCCTTCAAAAGTTTGACTAGCTTATTATTGGGTCCTGCCCCCCCCTTTGAATCCCATAAAACAACAAATTAGTTTCGCGTAATATCGACATCATTCCCCTTCGGGAAATTTAATTAGCTTTTTCAAATAATTTTTCCTGAAAGTGATGATCATATTGTGTTTATATTTTTACTTTCCAGGATAATTTATCATCCATAAAAGATTCAATTTACCAAATTTCGCTTAAATTACAATTTTAAAATCCCTCCTGGAAACGGAAAGGCTGCAAATGACATTATAATAGGAAGAAACCGAATTTTCCCATATCGGCTGAAGGGCCATTTTCTTTCGATAGCAGCCATATGACCATAGCTGAGCGGTAACAGGCTGAATTATAGCCCTTGTCTTTTCCATTCCCCTTAAGGGTGGTTGTGGCGGCTTATAAGCCTACCTGTTTGCAGGAAATCTTTTCGTCCCTTTGTTAGTATATTTGTTTCATCCAGCTTTATTATAAAAAATAAAAATCCTGTCCTCGATCGAGGGCAGGATTCCTTATTCCTATTACTTGATGCCTTCAGAAATTTCTTTAACCATAGCGTCAACAGATTCTAAACCGCCGCCTGATAGGTACCAGTAGTTAGGGTCTAGATAAATGATGTTACCTTCTTTAAATGCTTTTGTATTTTTCACAATGTCATTTTCAATAGTTTCTTTTGCTGCAGCTCCATCACCGGCAACCGCATCCCTATCCACAACGAATAGGTAGTCAGGATTCTTTTCAGCGATGTATTCGAAAGAAATACTTTGACCATGTGTCGATACTTCCAATTTGTCATCTACTGCAGGCACTCCGAATACATCATGGATGATACCAAATCTTGAATCCGGTCCGTAAGCACTTACTTTTCCACCGCTTGAAAGAACGATTAAACCAGTTTTGTCAGTTGGGGCTTTTTCTTTCAAAGCATTAATGTTTTCTTCAACACTTGCCAATTCTTTAGCTGCTTCGTCTTTTTTATCGAAGATTTTACCTAAAAGTGTTACGTTTTCTTCAAAGGATTCCATATACTTTGTTGTATCCACACCCACAAAAACAGTAGGAGCAATTTTGCTTAATTCTTCATATGCTTCAGATTGACGGCCAGAAATAAGGATTAAGTCAGGAGCAATTTCGTTGATTTTTTCGAAGTCAGGCTCTTTTAATCCGCCGGCATTTTCAGTTGTACTTTCATATTTAGAAAGGTATTCTGGAAGGCCATCATGAGGAACAGCTGCTACGTCCACACCCAGTTTATCAAGAGTATCAAGAGTACCCATATCGAATACAACGACTTTTTCAGGGTTTGTTTTCACTTTCGTTTCGCCTAGTTGGTGCTTAACCGTGATTTCTTCGCTTTTAGCACTTTCTTTTTTCGCACTTGATTCTTCTTTTTCCTTATCTGATCCACAAGCTACAGCCACTACAGCCAGCATTGCAATCAAAAGCAGTAAGGATAATTTCTTAATCATTATGGTCACCTCAAAAAATTTTTTTATTTAAAATTACATGTTGAATCCTCACCTTCACAGAGTTCACCTTCATCACTTTCCCTGCCATATGAACAGGAGGCGGCTAAAGTCTTGGGCGCCCGCCAACTTAACTGCCTAAGAAGTGTATGAGGTGATTCCGGGAAGGCTGCGAATACTGAAGTAATTTAAAACCAAATGGCATGGTCTTACGTGAAGTACACACAGATCTTATTGTCATTGATGCTTTGGATTTCAATATCCATATCATAGATTTCCTTTAATACCTTGGAATTGATGACTTGCTCGGTAGGTCCATTATGAACAACCTTGCCATCCTTCAATGCAACAATATAGTCGGAATAGCAGGATGCAAAATTAATGTCATGAATGACGATGATGACCGTTTTCCCTAATTCATCTGCCAATCTCCTCAATACTTTCATGATTTGGACCGAATGCTTCATATCAAGATTGTTCAGAGGTTCATCAAGTAGTACATACTCCGTGTCCTGAGCAATAACCATGGCAATGAAGGCCCGCTGTTGCTGCCCGCCGCTAAGCTGGTCAAGAAACTTATCCTGCATGTCGGCAAGTTCCATATATTCAATCGCTTCATCGACGTGTTTCCAATCCTCTTTGGTCAGCTTTCCTTGTGAATAAGGAAAACGGCCAAAGGCGACAAGTTCGCGAATCGTTAAACGAAGATTGATGTGGTTAGCCTGCTTTAAGATGGCAATCTTTTTAGCAAGTTCATTGCTATTGAATTCCCCCATATCCTTACCATCGATCAGGACTTCTCCCGAATCCCGGGTAATGAGACGGCTGATCATCGAAAGGACTGTACTTTTCCCCGCTCCATTGGGACCGATGAAGGATGTGATTTTCCCTTTCACTATTTCAATGGAAACATCCTCGACAACCGTTTTACTATTATATTTTTTGAATAACTTTTTCACTTCTACCATGATTTATTCTCCTTTAATAGAAGATAGATGAAATAGACACCGCCGACAAAGTTGATGATGACACTTAGAGTGGTGGAGAACGTAAAGATCCTCTCCACAATGAATTGGCCGCCGACCAAGGCAATCACACTGATCAGCATGGCACCCGGGATGATATGTTTATGCTGATAGGACTTAATGAATTGATAGGCCACATTTGCAACAAGTAATCCGAGGAACGTGATCGGACCGATCAGGGCAGTCGAAATGGAGATTAAAACAGTAACGACGATTAAAACCCGCTTGGTGACAAAATCATAATCCACACCCAAGTTTATGGCTTGGTCCCTCCCGAGGGACATGACATCTAAATATTTCAAAAATCTCATGAAATATATCATTGCCGCTATCATGAGGATAATAGCTAACGTTAACAGGTCCGTGTTGACATTATTGAAGCTGGCGAACATTTTATTTTGAATGATTTGAAACTCATTCGGGTCAATCAATACCTGCATGAATGAAGACATGCTGCCGAATAAGGTTCCGAAGATGATACCGATCAGCAATAGGAAGTAAATATTGCGGTTTTTCTTGAACATGAACTTGAACAGCAGGCTGGAAAAAATAAGCATGGCCGCAAGTGTAATCAGGAAATTGAGATTTTTATTCATGATCATGATATGCGTTGAACCGAAGATGAAAATCACTCCCGTTTGGATCAGCATATACATGGAGTCCAACCCTAAAATGCTCGGTGTCAGGATTTTATTATTCGTGACGGTCTGGAAAATCACCGTTGAAAAGGCTATTGCACAACCAACCACGATGATGGCGATGATTTTAATAACCCTTCTCGGCAGTGCATAATCCCAATTCGGGCCAAGGTCCCAAAAGATATAACCTGCCGTTAAAACTGCTGCAAGAACAGCCAATATAATGATCCTACTTTTATTATTCATATGCCTTTCTCCTCAGTATCAGATAGATAAATATGGCGCTTCCTATCACACCAACCACGAGTCCGATCGGGATTTCAAATGGATATATGAGGATCCTGCCCAGAATATCGCAGAACAATAGGAATACGGCCCCTAGCAATGCTGTATGAGAAAGACTCTTTTTCAAATTGTCACCAAGGTAAAGGGATACAATATTCGGTACGATCAATCCTATGAAAGGAATCGTTCCCACCGTTAACAAAACGACAGTGGAGGATAATGCCACGATGATCAACCCAAAATTGACTATAAACTTATAATTGATTCCTAGATTGATGGCAAACTCTTCACCCATCCCTGCCACAGTGAATTTATTGGCAAAGAAGTATGCGAGAATGACTAGAGGGATACTTACATATATAAGTTCGTACCTTCCCGACATGATCATCGAGAAATCTCCATTCATCCATGTGTTGAGGCTTTGAATCAAATCATATTTATAGGCAAAGAAAGTCGAGATGGATCCGACGATATTCCCAAACATCAAACCAACCAATGGAATGAAAATCGTATCCTTATATTTCACTTGATCAAGAATTTTCATGAACAAGAATGTACCTGCCAAAGCGAATATGAAAGCGAATGCCATTTTCTCAATAAGTGCTGCCGATGGAAAAATGATAATGGCAAGAAGAAGTCCAAGCCGTGCAGAATCCATGGTTCCGGCAGTCGTCGGGGATACAAATTTATTGCGGCTCAATTGCTGCATGATCAGACCGCTTATGCTCATCACGATACCGGCAATGACTATGGTCACCATTCTAGGGAAACGGCTTTGCAGCATGATTTGCACTTTATCATCACTTAAATCCAATAAATCCAGGGGAGTAATATCTTTTACACCAATGAATAATGACGTAAATGATAAAACAATTAACGCCATGACTAAATATCTTATCTTCATCTACATTTCCTACTCTTCCTATCTCATTTAATACAGCGATAATATTTTCAATTAAATATATTTGAATGAAGACTATCACAAAGTCACCTATTAAAATGGAAATCATGAAGTTGCAATAGTTACAAGGTCTTCCCAATCGTGATAATGAGATTCATTATCATTAACTCTTATTCTATCATTTCTCGGACATGTGTCAATATATACAAGGGAATTACTTTGATATTCTCACAATAGTCATATTGTAATGAATTTGGATGAACCAATCATGCATTTCGTTACAGGAAGTGATAAAATCAAAATAACAAATATTTACTCTTACAATGAAAGAAGCGATATGATGAAAAACTTGCTATCCAAAGTGTTCTCAAAAAAGGCGAAAATCCAGATTGAATTTTGCCAAAATAATCTTGACCGCTTCCTTAATGAAAAAACAGTTGCTGATTATGGTAAGTTCTTGGCGAATCCAATGATTCAATATAAGGAGTATGAATGTTTGAGTGAGTGTAAACTTTGTAAGAAAACCCCCTATGCGAAAGTGAACGGCCACGTAATGAATGGCAAAGATTCACAGGATCTTTTAAATAAGCTACATGATGAATTGAAATGATACGGGCCAAGCAAATTGCTTGATCCGTATCATTTTGACTTTCCACCTGTAATTATGCAGAATACAGGTGATGAACATCTATTAAAAGGAATTCCGAATCATGCCATGGAATCATTCATCTAGTCGTTACTTCCTGTTTTTCACTATTTCCTACGTTTTCACTGTATAAATAGCTTAATATATGATAATTTATGGAAAAAGATAGACAGGAGGACGTCCATGAAAAAAATCATTCCTACCATCGTATCAGCCGTAACACTAAGTCTTGTCACTGGTTTGCCTGGCCCCATAGCCGAAGCAGAAGAATTCACCCCTTATTATGGAAATGGTCCAAGCTACATTCAACCAGATAACCTCTCCCACCTTTTCCCTGAACCTAATGTGTCTTTTAACACCCCTGCCTTTAAACAAAACAAGATCGCCTTTACGAGCCAGGAAGAAATGTTGGATCATATCAAGTCCCTTTCCCATAAAAACAAGTACATCCAGATCAAGACGATAGGCAAATCCACAGAAGGACGCGACATCCCGTTGCTTCTTTTCAGTAAGGATTCAAAAAGACCGAATAAGGATTCCCATAAGCCATTGATTTGGATTCAAGGTCAGATCCATGGCAATGAACCCGCTTCAGGTGAATCAACATTAGTCCTTGCACAATGGCTGGCTGAAGGCAAGCTTGGAGATGTTCTCGATAAAGTGAATGTTGCCATCGTTCCACGCGTCAATCCTGATGGCTCTTATTATTTCAAACGATATACCGCAAATGACATGGATGCGAATAGGGACTACTTAAAAGTGGAATATCCAGAAGTACAGACGATTCATCAGTCAATCGATGATTATGAACCGGAAGTCATTCTGGATGTACATGAATATACAGTGAATCCCGCCCCCCTGAAAAAAGTGGGAGCAAAAGGATCGATCGCTTCCTATGATTTACTCATCTCCTCAGCCAAGAATTTAAATATTCCCAAACAGCTTCGAAAAGCTTCCGATGAACTGCTTTTACCTAATGTTTTTAAAGCATTGGAAAAAGAAAAGCTTTCGTACCACGATTACTATACACTGGCCACTTCTGATGATGGAGTCCTTACAGCCACGGAAGGAAGCACAGAAGCCCGGATTGGCCGAAACGCCCTCGGTTTGAAAAATACAATGACCTATTTAATTGAAACGAGGGGAATCAA
This sequence is a window from Brevibacillus sp. JNUCC-41. Protein-coding genes within it:
- a CDS encoding RraA family protein, which gives rise to MDTLIQQFRNLPTTAISDAMEGLSNLESAIKPLKEEFHMAGRALTVQMPVGDNSAVLKAIGEAKPGDIIVVDSKGDTYRAIAGDFVVGMMQTMGIGGLVVDGVIRDLEAIKELNFPVFSKGTTVASSGKAGIGEINIPISCGGVTVFPGDLVIGDIDGVVVVPQAMGEEILTKAKDKIMKDEQRAEKYAGKPDEIRKYIAMMTNKA
- a CDS encoding LTA synthase family protein; protein product: MNNFLKKSRHLFADNILGFFFIAVVLFWIKTYIGYRVEFNLGIENGLQQFLLFINPISSAILFFGLALLARGKKSFKWIIRLNLLMSLWLFCNIVYYRSFTDFITLPTLTQVQNNAGDLGPSILELFKPHDVFYFLDTVLLIVLYRFKDFKVEDFKVKRRTVGLVYLAGLAIFAINLGLAEKDRPQLLSRTFDRNYIVKYLGMFNYTVYDAVQNTKTYAQRATANSTDIAEVVNYTKATSAEPNPKYFGAAKGKNVIYLHLESMQNFLIDYKLNGEEVTPFLNSLAHDKSDFMRFDNFFHQVGQGKTADAEFMLENSLFGLPQGAAFTNRSQNTYQAAPAILGQQGYTSAVFHGNYKSFWNRDNMYKSLGFNQFFDANHYNMENKEEVLSYGLMDKPFFKESIPMLETLKQPFYTKFITVSHHFPYSMDQEKATIGKHTTGDASVDNYFQTARYADEALKEFFDYLKESGLYDNSVIVMYGDHYGISENHKEAMSKVLGKDVGAFENAQLQRVPLLIHVPGVEGGEMHQYGGQIDLLPTLLHLLGIESKDYVQFGSDLLSKDHNEVVPFRNGDFVTPDVTSIKGKYYDTKTGELVEENDDILNYKKRAETMLNLSDQVVNGDLLRFYTPNDFKPIDPTDYDYTYDEEGSKEDDKTEK
- a CDS encoding siderophore ABC transporter substrate-binding protein, with amino-acid sequence MKKLSLLLLIAMLAVVAVACGSDKEKEESSAKKESAKSEEITVKHQLGETKVKTNPEKVVVFDMGTLDTLDKLGVDVAAVPHDGLPEYLSKYESTTENAGGLKEPDFEKINEIAPDLILISGRQSEAYEELSKIAPTVFVGVDTTKYMESFEENVTLLGKIFDKKDEAAKELASVEENINALKEKAPTDKTGLIVLSSGGKVSAYGPDSRFGIIHDVFGVPAVDDKLEVSTHGQSISFEYIAEKNPDYLFVVDRDAVAGDGAAAKETIENDIVKNTKAFKEGNIIYLDPNYWYLSGGGLESVDAMVKEISEGIK
- a CDS encoding ABC transporter ATP-binding protein — encoded protein: MVEVKKLFKKYNSKTVVEDVSIEIVKGKITSFIGPNGAGKSTVLSMISRLITRDSGEVLIDGKDMGEFNSNELAKKIAILKQANHINLRLTIRELVAFGRFPYSQGKLTKEDWKHVDEAIEYMELADMQDKFLDQLSGGQQQRAFIAMVIAQDTEYVLLDEPLNNLDMKHSVQIMKVLRRLADELGKTVIIVIHDINFASCYSDYIVALKDGKVVHNGPTEQVINSKVLKEIYDMDIEIQSINDNKICVYFT
- a CDS encoding iron chelate uptake ABC transporter family permease subunit, with the protein product MNNKSRIIILAVLAAVLTAGYIFWDLGPNWDYALPRRVIKIIAIIVVGCAIAFSTVIFQTVTNNKILTPSILGLDSMYMLIQTGVIFIFGSTHIMIMNKNLNFLITLAAMLIFSSLLFKFMFKKNRNIYFLLLIGIIFGTLFGSMSSFMQVLIDPNEFQIIQNKMFASFNNVNTDLLTLAIILMIAAMIYFMRFLKYLDVMSLGRDQAINLGVDYDFVTKRVLIVVTVLISISTALIGPITFLGLLVANVAYQFIKSYQHKHIIPGAMLISVIALVGGQFIVERIFTFSTTLSVIINFVGGVYFIYLLLKENKSW
- a CDS encoding ABC transporter permease; the protein is MKIRYLVMALIVLSFTSLFIGVKDITPLDLLDLSDDKVQIMLQSRFPRMVTIVIAGIVMSISGLIMQQLSRNKFVSPTTAGTMDSARLGLLLAIIIFPSAALIEKMAFAFIFALAGTFLFMKILDQVKYKDTIFIPLVGLMFGNIVGSISTFFAYKYDLIQSLNTWMNGDFSMIMSGRYELIYVSIPLVILAYFFANKFTVAGMGEEFAINLGINYKFIVNFGLIIVALSSTVVLLTVGTIPFIGLIVPNIVSLYLGDNLKKSLSHTALLGAVFLLFCDILGRILIYPFEIPIGLVVGVIGSAIFIYLILRRKAYE
- a CDS encoding DUF1450 domain-containing protein, with the protein product MHFVTGSDKIKITNIYSYNERSDMMKNLLSKVFSKKAKIQIEFCQNNLDRFLNEKTVADYGKFLANPMIQYKEYECLSECKLCKKTPYAKVNGHVMNGKDSQDLLNKLHDELK
- a CDS encoding M14 family metallopeptidase, which gives rise to MKKIIPTIVSAVTLSLVTGLPGPIAEAEEFTPYYGNGPSYIQPDNLSHLFPEPNVSFNTPAFKQNKIAFTSQEEMLDHIKSLSHKNKYIQIKTIGKSTEGRDIPLLLFSKDSKRPNKDSHKPLIWIQGQIHGNEPASGESTLVLAQWLAEGKLGDVLDKVNVAIVPRVNPDGSYYFKRYTANDMDANRDYLKVEYPEVQTIHQSIDDYEPEVILDVHEYTVNPAPLKKVGAKGSIASYDLLISSAKNLNIPKQLRKASDELLLPNVFKALEKEKLSYHDYYTLATSDDGVLTATEGSTEARIGRNALGLKNTMTYLIETRGINIGRTDFKRRVFAQATAQAAFIKTTAEQAGKVKKAVKQAETEVVQKGRKANDHDKIVITSENKLVKDQKLTVVDLATAKMADASIDWLDSTDAYPTLVRDRPTAYILPPEYKNIAKKLQLLGVEVKQLKKPMKIAVESYSVKDLNVSAELESGHSTREITTTVTSTTRDFPKGSYVFDMAQPDANFIPLALEPEGIDSYVTFNFIPAEKGKELPIYRYMQPSSLPIK